From a region of the Haloferax volcanii DS2 genome:
- the aglM gene encoding UDP-glucose 6-dehydrogenase AglM gives MELSIIGSGYVGTTIAACFAELGHDVVNVDIDEDIVASLNDGQAPIHEPGLAELVERYAGDRLRATTDYDEILDTDATFLALPTPSTDDGSIDLGAMKTAATSLGETLARKDDSHLVVTKSTVVPRTTVDVIGPRIEEASGKRVGDGLDIAMNPEFLREGTAVDDFLSPDKIVLGAQTDRAYETLAEIFAPLVERAGNPPVVKTGISEAEMIKYANNAFLASKISLANDLANICKVFGVDSAEVLESIGLDSRIGSAFLGAGLGWGGSCFPKDTAAIIAAARAQGYEPRLLQAAVDVNDGQPERMLDLLRERFDLDGKRVAVLGLAFKPGTDDIRKSRAILLIQALLDAGADVVGYDPVATENMRERFPDIDYADSAADALANADAALVATDWDEFAALDDEFDAMRERIVIDGRRIVTRREGLDYESLV, from the coding sequence ATGGAACTCAGTATCATCGGGAGTGGGTACGTCGGCACGACTATCGCGGCGTGCTTCGCTGAACTCGGACACGACGTCGTCAACGTGGACATCGACGAAGACATCGTCGCCTCACTCAACGATGGGCAGGCCCCGATTCACGAGCCCGGACTGGCCGAGCTCGTCGAACGGTACGCGGGAGACCGACTCCGAGCGACGACCGACTACGACGAGATTCTCGACACGGACGCGACGTTCCTCGCCCTGCCGACCCCGTCGACCGACGACGGCAGCATCGACCTCGGCGCGATGAAAACCGCGGCGACCTCGCTCGGTGAGACGCTGGCCCGGAAGGACGATTCGCACCTCGTCGTCACCAAGAGCACGGTCGTTCCGCGGACGACGGTCGACGTCATCGGGCCGCGAATCGAAGAGGCCTCGGGGAAACGCGTCGGCGACGGGCTCGATATCGCGATGAACCCCGAGTTCCTCCGCGAAGGCACCGCCGTCGACGACTTCCTTTCGCCGGACAAAATCGTCCTCGGCGCGCAGACCGACCGGGCGTACGAGACGCTAGCCGAGATTTTCGCCCCGCTCGTCGAACGCGCCGGGAACCCACCCGTCGTCAAGACCGGCATCAGCGAAGCCGAGATGATAAAGTACGCCAACAACGCCTTCCTCGCGTCGAAGATTAGCCTCGCCAACGACCTCGCGAACATCTGCAAGGTGTTCGGCGTCGACTCCGCGGAAGTGTTGGAGAGCATCGGCCTCGACTCCCGTATCGGGTCGGCGTTCCTCGGTGCGGGTCTCGGCTGGGGCGGGTCGTGTTTCCCGAAGGACACGGCCGCCATCATCGCCGCCGCCCGCGCTCAAGGCTACGAACCGCGTCTGTTGCAGGCCGCCGTCGACGTCAACGACGGCCAACCGGAGCGTATGCTCGACCTCCTCCGCGAGCGATTCGACCTCGACGGCAAGCGCGTCGCCGTGCTCGGACTCGCGTTCAAGCCCGGCACCGACGACATCCGGAAATCCCGCGCGATTTTACTCATTCAGGCGCTCCTCGACGCAGGGGCCGACGTCGTCGGCTACGACCCCGTCGCCACCGAGAACATGCGGGAGCGGTTCCCCGACATCGACTACGCCGACTCCGCCGCCGACGCGCTCGCAAACGCCGACGCGGCGCTCGTCGCAACCGACTGGGACGAGTTCGCGGCGCTCGACGACGAGTTCGACGCCATGCGCGAGCGCATCGTCATCGACGGCCGCCGCATCGTCACCCGCCGCGAGGGTCTCGACTACGAGTCGCTCGTCTGA
- a CDS encoding rubrerythrin-like domain-containing protein — MVLHNSVIDDYHPTEGYYECRSCRTRTVSASHLSECPDCGGSVRNIAVARE; from the coding sequence ATGGTGTTACATAACTCAGTCATCGACGACTATCACCCGACCGAGGGGTATTACGAGTGTCGTTCCTGTCGGACTCGGACCGTCAGCGCGAGCCACCTGTCGGAGTGTCCCGACTGCGGCGGGTCGGTTCGAAACATCGCCGTCGCCCGCGAGTGA
- the glpA gene encoding anaerobic glycerol-3-phosphate dehydrogenase subunit GlpA, which translates to MKKSPSVLVIGGGSTGTGIARDLAMRGLDVTLVEKGNLTHGTTGRMHGLLHSGGRYAVSDQPSAKECIEENRVLRRIAGHCVEMTGGLFVQRPEDSDEYFEKKLEGCRECGIPAEVLSAEEAREIEPYLAKDIKRAIKVPDGAVDPFRLCVANAASAVEHGARIETHSEVTDVLVEGGEVVGVEVTHQTGTGPYVHGEPGEVEEIRADYVVNATGAWAGQIGDFAGVNVEVRPSKGVMTIMNTRQVDTVVNRCRPKGDADIIVPHETTCILGTTDEEVEDPEDYPEEGWEVDLMIETLSELVPMLADARTIRSFWGVRPLYEPPGTGTEDPTDITREFFLLDHADRDDLPGMTSIVGGKLTTYRMMAEQISDHVCEKLGVDAECRTADEPLPGSEDFTVLRDYMDDFGLRSPIGRRSAQRLGSRADEVLNSVDPNPVVCECEAVTRAEIQDALDTAGTDLNSVRIQTRASMGNCQGAICCHRMANELAPEYDEKTVRASLDDLYQERWKGERHAMWGTQLSQTALKHMLHAATMNRDEDPAAADADIDFAAFDDGVASGGAVADGGRERAADRADDDALGGADGDN; encoded by the coding sequence ATGAAAAAATCGCCGAGCGTCCTCGTCATTGGCGGGGGGTCGACCGGCACGGGCATCGCGCGCGACCTCGCGATGCGCGGGCTGGACGTGACCCTCGTCGAGAAGGGGAACCTCACACACGGGACGACGGGGCGGATGCACGGACTCCTCCACAGCGGGGGCCGGTACGCGGTGTCGGACCAGCCGTCCGCCAAGGAGTGTATCGAAGAGAACCGCGTCCTGCGGCGTATCGCGGGCCACTGCGTCGAGATGACGGGCGGGCTGTTCGTTCAGCGCCCCGAGGACTCCGACGAGTACTTCGAGAAGAAACTGGAGGGCTGCCGCGAGTGCGGTATTCCGGCCGAAGTCCTGTCCGCCGAGGAAGCCCGCGAGATAGAGCCGTACCTCGCGAAGGACATCAAGCGCGCCATCAAGGTCCCCGACGGCGCGGTCGACCCGTTCCGCCTCTGCGTGGCGAACGCCGCGAGCGCCGTCGAACACGGCGCGCGCATCGAGACGCACTCCGAGGTCACGGACGTGCTCGTCGAGGGCGGCGAGGTCGTCGGCGTCGAGGTCACCCACCAGACCGGCACCGGCCCGTACGTCCACGGCGAACCCGGCGAGGTCGAGGAAATCCGCGCCGACTACGTCGTCAACGCGACGGGCGCGTGGGCCGGCCAAATCGGTGACTTCGCGGGCGTCAACGTGGAGGTCCGCCCGTCGAAGGGCGTCATGACCATCATGAACACCCGGCAGGTGGACACGGTCGTCAACCGCTGCCGGCCGAAGGGCGACGCCGACATCATCGTCCCCCACGAGACGACGTGCATCCTCGGGACGACCGACGAGGAAGTCGAAGACCCCGAGGACTACCCCGAGGAGGGCTGGGAAGTCGACCTGATGATAGAGACGCTCTCGGAGCTCGTGCCCATGCTGGCCGACGCGCGGACGATTCGCTCCTTCTGGGGCGTCCGCCCGCTGTACGAGCCGCCGGGCACCGGCACGGAGGACCCGACGGACATCACCCGCGAGTTCTTCCTGCTCGACCACGCTGACCGCGACGACCTGCCGGGCATGACGAGCATCGTCGGCGGCAAGCTCACGACCTACCGGATGATGGCCGAACAGATTTCTGACCACGTCTGCGAGAAGCTCGGCGTCGACGCCGAGTGCCGCACCGCCGACGAGCCGCTACCGGGCAGCGAGGACTTCACCGTCCTCCGCGACTACATGGACGACTTCGGCCTGCGGTCGCCCATCGGCCGCCGGTCGGCCCAGCGCCTCGGCTCGCGCGCCGACGAAGTCCTCAACAGCGTCGACCCCAACCCGGTCGTCTGCGAGTGCGAGGCCGTCACCCGCGCGGAGATTCAGGACGCCCTCGACACCGCGGGCACGGACCTCAACTCCGTGCGCATCCAGACGCGCGCCTCGATGGGCAACTGTCAGGGCGCGATTTGCTGTCACCGGATGGCGAACGAACTCGCGCCCGAGTACGACGAAAAGACCGTCCGCGCCTCCCTCGACGACCTCTATCAGGAGCGCTGGAAGGGCGAGCGCCACGCCATGTGGGGCACGCAGCTCTCCCAGACCGCGCTGAAGCACATGCTCCACGCGGCGACGATGAACCGCGACGAGGACCCCGCCGCGGCCGACGCCGACATCGACTTCGCCGCCTTCGACGACGGCGTCGCGTCCGGCGGCGCGGTGGCAGACGGCGGCCGCGAACGGGCCGCGGACCGCGCGGACGACGACGCGCTCGGAGGTGCAGATGGCGATAACTGA
- a CDS encoding HEWD family protein — MEPQLRRPTRRACERCGRVERWDDDAATWLVAETDGEKRVGSPYCIHEWDINGRFAPFEEPA, encoded by the coding sequence ATGGAACCCCAACTTCGACGGCCGACGCGACGCGCCTGCGAGCGCTGCGGTCGGGTGGAACGCTGGGACGACGACGCCGCGACGTGGCTCGTCGCCGAGACGGACGGCGAGAAACGGGTCGGAAGCCCCTACTGCATCCACGAGTGGGACATCAACGGCCGCTTCGCTCCCTTCGAGGAACCGGCCTGA
- a CDS encoding phosphoglycolate phosphatase, with amino-acid sequence MVPPLVLDIDGTLTDADGHLDPRAFEVLPAWDAPVILATGKAFPYPVSLCHYLGLPQTVIAENGGVVLADGEVTFTGDREAAQAAADEFVARGGDLGWDAADTANRWRETEIIARLNADEALLRAVADEFDVEVIDTGFAYHIKTPGVEKGVGLERVCETMDYDPEDFVAVGDSVNDASTFRVAGRSYAVANADDVAKEAADTVLDRSYMDGTLSVLDSLREEDAA; translated from the coding sequence ATGGTTCCGCCGCTCGTACTCGACATCGACGGGACGCTCACCGACGCGGACGGACATCTCGACCCCCGCGCGTTCGAGGTGCTCCCGGCGTGGGACGCGCCCGTCATCCTCGCCACCGGCAAGGCGTTTCCGTACCCGGTCTCGCTGTGTCACTATCTCGGCCTCCCACAGACCGTCATCGCGGAGAACGGCGGGGTCGTCCTCGCAGACGGCGAGGTGACGTTCACCGGCGACCGCGAGGCCGCGCAGGCCGCCGCCGACGAGTTCGTCGCCCGCGGCGGCGACCTCGGCTGGGACGCCGCGGACACCGCGAACCGCTGGCGCGAGACCGAAATCATCGCCCGTCTCAACGCCGACGAGGCGCTCCTCCGGGCAGTCGCAGACGAGTTCGACGTCGAAGTCATCGACACCGGCTTCGCCTACCACATCAAGACGCCGGGAGTCGAGAAGGGCGTCGGCCTCGAACGCGTCTGCGAGACGATGGACTACGACCCCGAGGACTTCGTCGCCGTCGGCGACAGCGTCAACGACGCCTCGACGTTCCGGGTCGCCGGGCGGTCGTACGCAGTCGCCAACGCGGACGACGTAGCCAAGGAGGCCGCCGACACGGTGCTCGACCGGTCGTACATGGACGGCACGCTGTCGGTGCTCGACTCGCTCCGGGAAGAAGACGCGGCGTAA
- a CDS encoding class I SAM-dependent methyltransferase — protein sequence MGFHTFDADRAAKLDDPARFRFVSREELLSHLGVAPERVVADLGSGTGFFTDEVAPHVGTLYAVDVQAVMHDYYREKGAPDNVEFVTADVASLPFDDDHLDAAFSTMTYHEFATDEALAELARVVRPGGTVVVVDWSTSGSGEDGPPRDERFGLGDAVSALEAAGFTVTHGETRRETFVCVARR from the coding sequence ATGGGCTTTCACACCTTCGACGCCGACAGGGCGGCGAAACTGGACGACCCCGCGAGATTCCGGTTCGTCTCGCGGGAGGAACTGCTCTCGCACCTCGGCGTCGCGCCCGAACGCGTCGTCGCCGACCTCGGAAGCGGCACCGGTTTTTTCACCGACGAGGTCGCCCCGCACGTCGGCACGCTCTACGCAGTCGACGTGCAGGCGGTCATGCACGACTACTACCGCGAGAAGGGCGCGCCCGACAACGTCGAGTTCGTCACGGCCGACGTGGCGTCGCTCCCGTTCGACGACGACCACCTCGACGCCGCCTTCTCGACGATGACCTACCACGAGTTCGCCACCGACGAGGCGCTCGCCGAACTCGCTCGCGTCGTCCGTCCCGGCGGCACCGTGGTCGTGGTCGACTGGTCCACATCCGGCTCGGGCGAAGACGGCCCGCCGCGAGACGAGCGATTCGGCCTCGGCGACGCCGTCTCCGCGCTCGAAGCGGCCGGCTTCACCGTCACCCACGGCGAGACCCGACGCGAGACGTTCGTCTGCGTCGCCCGGCGCTGA
- a CDS encoding Cdc6/Cdc18 family protein, which yields MRLEDRITRRRRRGGKRRRLVRDLSALDPTAHPREPTGRGPTLERILDHLDPVFDGELPPDAHVHGPKGVGKSAVVAALFEHLASALPARRSVIHTATRTAATPTTSFAYVDARDAPTEFALLHAALETLSKEPVPSQGVGVEALRERLTARVAHDEHAVVAVDHVGEPETVSAATAVETLSSVSPHVSVLTVGRDPRSDATEAGDDDDATDVTDAASIAVSAYERHSLVDILVARASDGVARSALPHVATREVAEWADGDAHDALSALYGAATLAAADGADTIDTEYVCAGIDAVPDDGCSLGRVFALPESRRRVLRAFVALDDEETASVSTATEHIAASPRVSLSPATVRRVLYELSDLGIVRRVSDSDSTDGPGRPATRPVPNFSTLAFRGLDDAER from the coding sequence ATGCGCCTCGAAGACAGAATCACCAGGCGGCGTCGACGCGGCGGGAAGAGACGGCGGCTCGTCCGAGACCTGAGCGCGCTCGACCCGACGGCTCACCCCCGAGAGCCGACCGGCCGCGGTCCGACGCTCGAACGCATTCTCGACCATCTCGACCCGGTGTTCGACGGCGAGTTGCCGCCCGACGCTCACGTCCACGGGCCGAAGGGCGTCGGGAAGTCGGCGGTCGTCGCGGCGCTGTTCGAGCACCTCGCCAGCGCCCTCCCCGCCCGACGGTCGGTCATCCACACCGCGACGCGGACCGCCGCCACGCCGACGACCTCGTTCGCCTACGTCGACGCTCGGGACGCTCCGACCGAGTTCGCGCTCCTTCACGCGGCGCTCGAAACGCTCTCGAAGGAGCCGGTGCCCTCGCAGGGCGTCGGCGTCGAGGCGCTCCGCGAGCGGCTCACGGCGCGGGTCGCCCACGACGAACACGCGGTCGTCGCCGTCGACCACGTCGGCGAGCCGGAGACCGTCTCCGCGGCGACGGCGGTCGAGACGCTTTCTTCGGTGTCGCCGCACGTCTCGGTGCTCACCGTCGGCCGTGACCCGCGGAGCGACGCGACCGAAGCCGGTGATGACGACGACGCAACCGACGTAACCGACGCGGCGTCCATCGCCGTCTCGGCCTACGAGCGCCACAGCCTCGTCGATATCCTCGTCGCGCGCGCGTCGGACGGCGTCGCCCGCAGCGCGCTCCCGCACGTGGCGACGCGCGAGGTGGCCGAGTGGGCCGACGGCGACGCCCACGACGCGCTGTCGGCGCTCTACGGGGCGGCGACGCTCGCCGCGGCCGACGGCGCGGACACAATCGATACCGAGTACGTCTGCGCCGGCATCGACGCCGTCCCCGACGACGGCTGTTCGCTCGGCCGCGTGTTCGCGCTCCCAGAGAGCCGCCGGCGCGTCCTCCGGGCGTTCGTCGCGCTCGACGACGAGGAGACGGCCTCGGTCTCGACGGCAACCGAGCACATCGCCGCGTCGCCGCGGGTGTCGCTGTCGCCGGCGACCGTCCGGCGCGTCCTCTACGAGCTTTCGGACCTCGGCATCGTGCGCCGGGTTTCGGACTCCGACTCCACCGACGGCCCGGGCAGACCGGCGACGCGACCCGTCCCGAACTTCTCGACGCTGGCGTTCCGCGGGCTGGACGACGCCGAGCGCTGA
- a CDS encoding oligosaccharyl transferase, archaeosortase A system-associated, which yields MSDEQTKYSPSIAELARDWYHIPVLSTIILVMLWIRLRSYDAFIREGTVFFSGNDAWYHLRQVEYTVRNWPATMPFDPWTEFPFGRTAGQFGTIYDQLVATAALVVGLGSPSSDLVAKSLLVAPAVFGALTVIPTYLIGKRLGGRLGGLFGAVILMLLPGTFLQRGLVGFADHNIVEPFFMGFAVLAIMIALTVADREKPVWELVAARDLDALREPLKWSVLAGVATAIYMWSWPPGILLVGIFGLFLVLKMASDYVRGRSPEHTAFVGAISMTVTGLLMFIPIEEPGFGVTDFGFLQPLFSLGVALGAVFLAALARWWESNDVDERYYPAVVGGTMLVGIVLFSLVLPSVFDSIARNFLRTVGFSAGAATRTISEAQPFLAANVLQSNGQTAVGRIMSEYGFTFFTGALAAVWLVAKPLVKGGNSRKIGYAVGSLALIGVLFLIPALPAGIGSALGVEPSLVSLTIVTALIVGAVMQADYESERLFVLVWAAIITSAAFTQVRFNYYLAVVVAVMNAYLLREALGIDFVGLANVERFDDISYGQVAAVVIAVLLILTPVLIIPIQLGNGGVSQTAMQASQTGPGTVTQWDGSLTWMQNNTPAEGEFGGESNRMEYYGTYEYTDDFDYPDGAYGVMSWWDYGHWITVLGERIPNANPFQGGATEAANYLLAEDEQQAESVLTSMGDDGEGDQTRYVMVDWQMASTDAKFSAPTVFYDESNISRSDFYNPMFRLQEQGEQTTVAAASSLKDQRYYESLMVRLYAYHGSAREASPIVVDWEERTSADGSTTFRVTPSDGQAVRTFDNMSAAEEYVANDPTSQIGGIGTFPEERVSALEHYRLVKSSNSSALRSGSYQRSLISEGNTYGLQPQALVPNNPAWVKTFERVPGATVDGSGAPANTTVTARVQMRDLTTGTNFTYTQQAQTDADGEFTMTLPYSTTGYDEYGPDNGYTNVSVRAAGGYAFTGPTSVTGNSTIVSYQAENVAVDEGLVNGAEDGTVQVTLERNEQELDLPGDSSSEDSSSEDGTSDGSQTNESASTSTSASVDASAVSAAA from the coding sequence ATGAGTGACGAGCAAACAAAGTATTCGCCCTCCATAGCGGAGCTCGCTCGCGACTGGTATCACATACCGGTCCTCTCGACTATTATTCTCGTCATGCTGTGGATACGCCTCCGCAGTTATGACGCATTCATTCGAGAGGGCACAGTGTTCTTCTCAGGAAACGACGCCTGGTATCATCTTCGCCAGGTGGAATACACCGTCCGGAACTGGCCCGCGACGATGCCGTTCGATCCGTGGACCGAATTCCCGTTCGGCCGGACCGCAGGTCAGTTCGGGACAATTTACGACCAACTCGTCGCGACCGCGGCGCTCGTCGTCGGTCTGGGAAGCCCGTCATCAGACCTCGTAGCCAAGTCGCTTTTGGTCGCGCCGGCCGTCTTCGGTGCGTTAACCGTTATCCCAACCTACCTTATTGGGAAGCGTCTCGGCGGCCGTCTCGGTGGGCTCTTCGGTGCGGTTATTCTGATGCTTCTCCCAGGAACGTTCCTCCAACGTGGGCTCGTTGGGTTTGCAGATCACAATATCGTAGAACCGTTCTTCATGGGCTTTGCCGTCCTCGCGATCATGATCGCCCTCACGGTTGCCGACAGAGAGAAACCCGTCTGGGAACTCGTTGCGGCACGCGACCTCGATGCGCTCCGTGAACCCCTGAAGTGGTCCGTTCTCGCCGGTGTCGCAACGGCCATCTACATGTGGTCGTGGCCACCGGGAATCCTTCTCGTCGGTATCTTTGGCCTCTTTTTGGTCCTGAAGATGGCTTCCGACTACGTCCGCGGTCGGTCGCCTGAACACACGGCGTTCGTCGGTGCCATCTCGATGACGGTCACCGGCTTACTGATGTTCATCCCGATCGAGGAACCGGGATTCGGGGTGACCGACTTCGGCTTCTTGCAGCCGCTGTTCTCACTCGGCGTCGCCCTCGGTGCTGTGTTCCTCGCCGCACTCGCCCGGTGGTGGGAATCGAACGACGTCGACGAGCGATACTATCCTGCGGTGGTTGGCGGAACCATGCTTGTCGGGATAGTGCTGTTTTCTCTTGTCCTTCCGAGTGTTTTCGATTCGATCGCACGCAACTTCCTCCGTACGGTTGGGTTCAGCGCCGGCGCTGCGACCCGAACCATCAGTGAGGCCCAGCCGTTCCTCGCAGCAAACGTACTCCAGTCGAACGGTCAGACTGCTGTCGGCCGTATCATGTCCGAGTACGGCTTCACCTTCTTCACAGGTGCTCTCGCGGCAGTGTGGCTCGTCGCGAAGCCGCTTGTCAAGGGTGGAAACTCGCGGAAGATCGGATACGCTGTCGGGAGTCTCGCCCTCATCGGAGTACTCTTCTTGATACCGGCGCTTCCAGCAGGAATCGGCAGTGCCCTGGGCGTCGAACCGTCGCTCGTTAGCCTCACCATCGTCACCGCACTCATCGTGGGCGCAGTGATGCAAGCCGACTACGAGAGCGAACGTCTGTTCGTCCTCGTGTGGGCAGCCATCATCACGTCGGCAGCGTTCACGCAGGTTCGTTTCAACTACTACCTCGCGGTGGTCGTCGCGGTGATGAACGCCTACCTCCTCCGAGAGGCCCTCGGAATCGACTTCGTCGGCCTCGCGAACGTCGAGCGCTTCGACGACATCTCGTATGGGCAGGTCGCAGCAGTCGTGATTGCCGTCCTCCTCATCCTCACGCCCGTTCTCATCATCCCGATTCAACTCGGCAACGGCGGCGTGTCTCAGACCGCCATGCAAGCGTCCCAGACCGGTCCAGGAACGGTCACTCAGTGGGACGGGAGCCTCACCTGGATGCAGAACAACACACCTGCAGAAGGTGAGTTCGGCGGCGAATCGAACCGGATGGAGTACTACGGGACGTACGAGTACACGGACGACTTCGACTATCCGGACGGTGCGTACGGCGTCATGTCTTGGTGGGACTACGGTCACTGGATTACCGTCCTCGGCGAGCGAATCCCGAACGCGAACCCGTTCCAAGGAGGTGCCACCGAGGCAGCGAACTACCTCCTCGCCGAAGACGAACAGCAGGCTGAGTCGGTTCTCACCTCGATGGGTGACGACGGCGAAGGCGACCAGACCCGCTACGTCATGGTCGACTGGCAGATGGCTTCGACCGACGCGAAGTTCAGCGCGCCGACCGTCTTCTACGACGAGTCGAACATCTCCAGGTCGGACTTCTACAACCCGATGTTCCGCCTGCAAGAACAGGGCGAGCAAACGACTGTCGCGGCCGCGTCGAGCCTCAAGGACCAGCGGTACTACGAGAGCCTGATGGTCCGGCTCTACGCGTACCACGGCAGCGCCCGCGAGGCGTCGCCAATCGTCGTCGACTGGGAAGAACGTACGTCCGCCGACGGCTCGACCACGTTCAGAGTGACGCCCTCGGACGGGCAGGCGGTCAGGACGTTCGACAACATGAGCGCCGCGGAGGAGTACGTCGCGAACGACCCGACCTCCCAGATCGGCGGTATCGGCACGTTCCCCGAGGAGCGCGTGTCCGCCCTCGAACACTACCGCCTCGTGAAGTCCTCGAACAGCTCGGCGCTCCGCTCGGGGTCCTACCAGCGGTCGCTCATCAGCGAGGGCAACACCTACGGCCTCCAGCCGCAGGCGCTCGTCCCCAACAACCCCGCGTGGGTCAAGACGTTCGAGCGCGTCCCCGGCGCGACGGTCGACGGGAGCGGTGCCCCGGCCAACACGACGGTGACCGCGCGCGTCCAGATGCGCGACCTGACGACTGGCACGAACTTCACCTACACGCAGCAGGCCCAGACCGACGCCGACGGTGAGTTCACGATGACGCTCCCGTACTCCACGACCGGCTACGACGAGTACGGCCCGGACAACGGCTACACGAACGTCAGCGTCCGCGCGGCGGGCGGCTACGCGTTCACCGGGCCGACCTCGGTCACCGGGAACAGCACCATCGTCAGCTACCAGGCGGAGAACGTCGCCGTCGACGAGGGCCTCGTCAACGGTGCCGAAGACGGTACCGTGCAGGTCACCCTCGAACGGAACGAACAGGAACTCGACCTGCCGGGCGACTCTTCGTCCGAGGATAGCTCGTCCGAGGACGGCACGTCCGACGGCTCGCAGACGAACGAGTCGGCGTCGACATCGACCTCGGCGTCGGTCGACGCCAGCGCGGTCTCGGCCGCCGCGTAA
- a CDS encoding DUF368 domain-containing protein → MSRNSDGDAPRLSWLLIYLKGVCMGAADAVPGVSGGTIALITGIYERLISAVTAITPGRIKRALGVVVPGRRADAVAAMREVDVGFLLALGAGIATAIVTVMRVLHIALNDAPVPTYGFFFGLIAASAVVLYAQVSLDGPRQIAVAVAGFGLAFVASGGSGGAFGHSLPAIAVAGGIAVSAMILPGVSGSLILLILGQYEYMNAALNAFIDSLLDVAGGAPLSVVVEPGTVVVTFMVGAVVGLFSIAHVVRWALEHYRRATLAFLVSLIVGALRAPVVESTAALVDAGRSWTTELYAAFAVAAVVGAAVVLLVDRYTDVIES, encoded by the coding sequence ATGTCGAGGAACTCAGACGGGGACGCTCCCCGGCTCTCGTGGCTTCTCATCTACCTGAAGGGCGTCTGCATGGGTGCCGCCGACGCCGTGCCGGGCGTCTCGGGCGGCACAATCGCGCTTATCACGGGTATCTACGAGCGACTCATCAGCGCGGTGACGGCCATCACACCCGGCCGAATCAAGCGCGCCCTCGGCGTCGTCGTTCCCGGACGCCGGGCCGACGCGGTCGCGGCGATGCGCGAAGTCGACGTCGGCTTCCTGCTCGCCCTCGGCGCGGGTATCGCCACCGCAATCGTGACCGTGATGCGCGTGCTCCACATCGCGCTCAACGACGCGCCGGTGCCCACCTACGGCTTTTTCTTCGGGCTCATCGCCGCGTCGGCGGTCGTGCTGTACGCCCAAGTCTCGCTCGACGGCCCGCGTCAAATCGCGGTGGCCGTCGCCGGGTTCGGCCTCGCGTTCGTCGCCTCGGGCGGGAGCGGCGGCGCGTTCGGACACTCGCTGCCCGCGATTGCGGTCGCCGGCGGCATCGCCGTCAGCGCGATGATTCTCCCCGGCGTCTCCGGGTCGCTCATCCTGTTGATTCTCGGGCAGTACGAGTACATGAACGCGGCGCTCAACGCGTTCATCGACAGCCTCCTCGACGTCGCCGGCGGCGCACCGCTGTCGGTCGTCGTCGAACCGGGGACGGTCGTCGTCACGTTCATGGTCGGAGCCGTCGTCGGCCTGTTCAGCATCGCGCACGTCGTCCGCTGGGCGCTCGAACACTACCGCCGGGCGACGCTGGCGTTCCTCGTGAGCCTCATCGTCGGCGCGCTCCGCGCGCCCGTGGTGGAGAGCACCGCCGCGCTCGTCGACGCGGGACGGTCGTGGACGACGGAGCTCTACGCCGCGTTCGCCGTGGCCGCGGTCGTCGGCGCGGCGGTCGTCCTACTCGTCGACCGGTACACGGACGTCATCGAGTCGTGA